From the genome of Anoplopoma fimbria isolate UVic2021 breed Golden Eagle Sablefish chromosome 1, Afim_UVic_2022, whole genome shotgun sequence, one region includes:
- the serpini1 gene encoding neuroserpin, translating to MLILEVFSPLLLLLLAILLPRYGCRAADIPEDTTSEFSVRLYHKLQAAGDQDNIIFSPLSVAVALGMVELGAVGASLEEIRQAVGFSHLLPGVEFSLLQNLTSALSDDDSHYVIRFANSLFLQEGVTFNPEFLHLMRKYFRADVETVDFSDSAAVADQINNWVENHTESKIRELLSADDFSSVTRLTLVNAVYFRGSWKNQFRPENTRTFSFSRDDGSEVQTLMMYQQGDFYYGEFSDGTQEAGGVYQVLEMPYEGEDMSMLIVLPRQEVPLASLEPIIKAPLLEEWANNVKRQKVEVYLPRFKVEQKIDLRSTLQELGIKSIFTNDADLSAMTDGKDLYIGKAVQKAYLDVTEEGAEGAAGSGMIALTRTLVLYPQVMADHPFFFVIRNRRTGSILFMGRVMTPEVIEPNDHDFDSM from the exons ATGTTGATCCTGGAAGTTTTCTcaccgctcctcctcctcctcctcgcaaTCCTGTTGCCGCGCTACGGTTGCCGGGCGGCGGACATTCCGGAGGACACTACATCAGAGTTCTCGGTCAGACTGTACCACAAGCTGCAGGCGGCGGGGGATCAGGATAATATCATATTCTCCCCACTGAGCGTGGCTGTGGCCCTGGGGATGGTGGAGCTGGGGGCCGTGGGGGCTTCACTGGAGGAGATACGACAGGCTGTAGGATTCAGCCACCTGCTGCCAG GGGTGGAGTTCTCTCTGCTCCAGAACCTGACGTCAGCGCTGTCGGACGATGACAGCCACTACGTGATCCGATTTGCCAACAGCCTTTTCCTACAGGAAGGTGTCACCTTCAACCCTGAGTTTCTGCATCTGATGCGGAAGTACTTCAGGGCCGATGTGGAAACGGTAGACTTCAGCGATTCGGCAGCCGTGGCCGATCAGATCAACAACTGGGTGGAAAATCATACTGAGA GTAAGATCCGTGAGCTTCTATCAGCAGACGACTTCAGCAGCGTGACCCGCCTGACCCTGGTGAACGCCGTCTACTTCAGAGGCTCCTGGAAAAACCAGTTCAGGCCAGAGAACACCAGAACCTTCTCCTTCAGCAGAGACGACGGCTCTGAGGTCCAGACGCTCATGATGTACCAACAGGGAGACTTCTACTACG GTGAGTTCAGCGATGGCACCCAGGAAGCTGGCGGCGTGTACCAGGTGTTGGAGATGCCCTACGAGGGGGAGGACATGTCCATGTTGATCGTTCTGCCTCGGCAGGAGGTGCCACTGGCTTCCCTGGAGCCCATCATCAAAGCACCGCTGCTGGAGGAGTGGGCTAACAATGTCAAACGGCAGAAGGTGGAAGTCTACCTACCCAG GTTCAAAGTGGAGCAGAAGATCGACCTGAGGAGCACTCTGCAGGAGCTGGGAATAAAGTCCATCTTCACCAACGATGCTGATCTCTCAGCCATGACAG ATGGTAAGGACCTGTACATTGGGAAGGCCGTGCAGAAGGCTTACCTGGATGTGACAGAGGAGGGGGCAGAAGGAGCCGCCGGGTCAG gAATGATCGCTCTGACCCGGACTCTGGTGCTGTATCCACAGGTCATGGCCGACCACCCGTTCTTCTTTGTCATCAGAAACCGGAGGACAG GGTCCATCCTCTTCATGGGCAGGGTCATGACCCCTGAAGTCATCGAGCCCAACGACCATGACTTCGACTCCATGTAA